The sequence CGCCACGGACACCACCACCTGCTCGACGGCCCCTCGCGCCATTACCCGGAGGTCGATTTCGTCCGCTGAACGAGCCTCCGGTGTCCAAGACACATGGTTCCGGTGCGGTCAGCCGCACTGCCAGGTGAACATCGCGTGGTCGAAGCGTCGCTCGGCCAGGTCTTCGGGGCGTATGAGCCAGTAGAGGGCACCAACGTCGCCCCACATCATGTCGGCGTCGTCATCCGTGTCGAACTGCGCGAGCAGCAGCCACCGGAGGGCCTCCTCCTTGATGCGGGGGTCATCCCACGGGGGACTGCCCAGAGCCCCGCGGGCGACCTCGGTCTCCACATCATCCTGCACCGGGTTCGCGTGGCCGCCGATGCGGTGCTCTGTGCCCTCGAAGTGGCTCCACAGCGCCTCCTGGAACTCCTCGCCCCACAGCGGGTGGTCGTCGGGCAGCTGCGCGAACTCGCGTTGTACCACTGGGTGCCGGAGGTACGGTGCCGTCGTCTCCACCGGCGCCGTCAGCGGCACCTCGGGGTACGGTCGAATCCCCTCCGGCGCCGCCCGGAAGGCGACGGGGACGCCTGCCGGTATGTACAGCACGCGTGCTCCCGCCCAGCTGTCGGGCTCACCGGGATCGACCACCGCACAGCCGTCGTCCAGTTGCCCGTCGAAGTAGAAGAAGGCCAGTGTGCCGTCTTCCGGAAGGGCGATGTCGAGGGCCGAGGAGGGGAGCAGGGCGCAATCGAGTGCAGCAACGAAGGCAAGGGGGCCGTTGCCCTCCCATACGGGCCATTCTTCGTCTTCCGGCAGCTCCGGCAGGCCGCCGAGTCGGCCGACGACCGCTTCCGTAGCCGCATCTGTGCCCTTCTCCAGGCGCACGCTCGGCCGCAGGAGGGCGATCCACCGCTCGGCGATCTCGTCGGGCAGGCACTCGCGGGACAGCGCGTGCAGCGCGTCGGTAGTGCTGTCGGTCGTGCTGTGTGTCATGGCATTGATGATGCAGGAGCCCACTGACAACGCGACCGTCCGCGCTGCCCTGCCGGCCGACGCCCGAGGTGGGGCTGACCACGGCAGAGCCACCGCAGCGGCATCACCTCGGCGAGGAGCGACCGCGTCAGCTCATGAGGAACGCCGCGTCCCAGCCGCTCGCCTCCCAGCCGTTCGCGTCCTCGCATGCGGTTCCCCGGCGGGCGTCGGCGTAGTCGGCCAGTACGAGGGCGATCCCGGCGGCGCCGTCCAGCAGCCCGGGGTGGTGGACCCGGTGCGGTGCGGGCTTCGAGGCGGAGGAGGGCGGCAGAGCCTGGCGGTAGCCGAAGGGA is a genomic window of Streptomyces gilvosporeus containing:
- a CDS encoding YwqG family protein; amino-acid sequence: MTHSTTDSTTDALHALSRECLPDEIAERWIALLRPSVRLEKGTDAATEAVVGRLGGLPELPEDEEWPVWEGNGPLAFVAALDCALLPSSALDIALPEDGTLAFFYFDGQLDDGCAVVDPGEPDSWAGARVLYIPAGVPVAFRAAPEGIRPYPEVPLTAPVETTAPYLRHPVVQREFAQLPDDHPLWGEEFQEALWSHFEGTEHRIGGHANPVQDDVETEVARGALGSPPWDDPRIKEEALRWLLLAQFDTDDDADMMWGDVGALYWLIRPEDLAERRFDHAMFTWQCG